In Rhipicephalus sanguineus isolate Rsan-2018 chromosome 1, BIME_Rsan_1.4, whole genome shotgun sequence, the DNA window CTCGTACACGTGCGTTGGTAGTGCATTGGATAGGGCGCCCAGCAGCTGTCCTCGCTGATccgagaggtcgtgagttcgattcctaGGAGATTCAACGAGTCAACGAAACTTTATCCTCTAGTATTTCTTTGTCACCCGCTAGTGTACATTTTACCACCGTCATATtggcgacggaaatacgtcagtgaagtcttgttggaccccggcataaaacaatttcctgTTAATAGAGCTATTGATCTAGGAATACATGGTTAGTAAAGCATGAATTGGTTTGAGAAATTCAAATCTCTGTATTTTCATTTCGTCTAAGCTCGAGCGGTTTCATGCCGCTAATTTTCATTAGTTCGATGGAGGAATCAGGTCTTGAAGGTTGGTTGAATATAATACTGATCGCCTTAGTCTGAAATTTTTCGTGATTGTTGTTATTACTGAATTCGAAAACATATTCGCGCTAGCATACAAGGACTtaagagagacgacaccacaattcGCTAATTTTACGTCCTTGTCTGCTTGCGCTGAATATCTTTTCGAACTcagtttaccaacacgcccaaacaaTGGCAATGTTCTTATTATTTGTTGTGGACGCATCCCAAACTATACTCATGCATATTAAAGCTTAGAAGTAATCAGTATTGATTCTGTTGTTTGTGTAGATGAGCGTTATACCGGTCATCACAGAGCTTAGGTGCGACCGCAAGATGCATTTGATGCCCGACGCCGTATTAAGGCGTGGGACATCATGAACAGGCGTCGGGCATCATGCCCTGTGTGCCTTATCAGACGCTGGCCGTGGTGCGCGGTACAAAATTCCAAGTGAGCCCTGTAAAAATAAGACAAATAAGAGCATgtgttcgagccggaatcgagcACACGTATTCTGCGTGACAACTACTCTACCAAACCGATCTGGAAAAAATAAAACTCTATGTAATCGTAATATCCGGCAAGAAGTCGTTTTAacggatgtaatattgcgtggcagaagcgtagaatcgcatcgggcgtcacaccatgtcatttgCGTAACGAATGGGGAgtttaacgcttccaacccaatacaaagggctgagctataatttatcatcagcagcagccacagcatcaataaaaaCGTACGCGTCACTCGGCGTAATGTCACTTGACCACCCACGCGCCTCgtagaggaagaaaaaagaagacaaaaaaagaaagagaaaaatgaagggtTCAAAGGGGCAAGGAAGGCGAAAAGGGTCTCGTCTTTATGTCTCTTCGGAAGCACCTAGGGGCCCGGGCAATTTTTGCATAAAGTACACATTGGGGACAGCTGTATGCAGTACCTCCAGGCTTAATGTAACCATGCGAGCACATGGCTAAATATGCGCTATTCCCGGAAATATTGATtttcctgaagaaaaaaaaaacagtctctTTAGTTCGTGTTTTGCTtcagcaaaaaaaattacaataCTAGGTTTTTACCACAAATATTCATAGCAGGGTGATTGTATTCGCCGCAAAAATAAAACGCATAAAAAGACTCAGTATATTTCATTCGCTTCACTAGAAATACAACTAAATGGATCTGCTATTGTCAGCATGTCACCaatactacctttttttttaatggactaCCAACGTGCACAGATTGCCACCTTGGATTACGTACAGTCGAGGGCAAACTTCTAGAGACCACGGGAACGCGTGCCAAACTGCATGGTTGCATGCGCCTTGTGGTGATTTCAGGCCTAAGTTCGAGATCGTGTACAGCGCACGCGCGTCCTGTCATACCTGCTTGGTCGGTCGCTTCAACAGCGAGCGTATGTTAACGCTGGAGATATCAtaatattataataattgttcgggtttaacgtcccaaaaccacggtatgattatgctagacgccgtagtgcagggctccggaaacttcgaccacctggggttctttaacgtgcacctaaatctaaatacacgggcctcaagcactttcgcctccatcgaaaatgcggccgcgattcgatcccgcgaccttcgggacagcagtcgaataccataaccactatagaccaccatggcgggttatCCGAAATCAATAGGCACGTGTGAAGACCACGTGAAGCGACAAGCCGCATTGATACAAGTTATACTAGTGTCACACACGCCACGATGACACGAACAAGCATGAAAGATGAGGAACATAATTTTCGGGAAAACCAAACTAAGAAGACGCTGAAATGCAAGATATGGCGGCGCTTTTATAccgcgccggctactcctttacATAGATAAGAGAATGCATGAAAAtcacagcaacgaaaaaaaaaagaaagttaacaGTGCCACTATGTCTGAACATGCATTCTTGCGCCATGTATCGTCGCCGTCAAACTCCTATGCCTTTTAGGAAAACACGCCGAGGATAATTCGTGCCGCAATCGCTAAATACCTATATCGACCTGAACTGCGTACACTGACAAAAAAAAGTATTGCTAGTGTATTGATTGcgggttccggaaaaaacgtccccggaataaacgtccccggatgATACGTCCCCAGAATAAACGACCCCGGAACAAATGTCCCTGGAAGaaatgtccccatttgcgttgtcggaaaaaacgtccccatacGGGGGCCCTCAAACCTCTGATGCCTTGCGCTCGGAAGCAGCCACCATGACATTGGAGATGGCCCAGTCTCGAGTCGGTGCACCCCGAAAGAAGAGGcgcaaatcagcggtcatggcctTGCAGCAGAGTGTTCACAACCTGTGTGAGGACTATACTGCCGGGACGACGAAAACTGAACATTTCCTGATCGAGGGTTATTGGACATACGATTCGGCCTagcttcattctttttttaaccCAATGTGGACGAAAATTTGCGAAGTGTCGAATAcagaatgcagtgttttgtcaagCGAGTTCGCATTGGATTCGTTTTTCGGTAAATTTTTCACTTGGGGGActtttttttcctagagagccaTGCCAAcggggacgtttcttccggggacgtttattcaggggacgtatcttccggggacgtatattccggggacgttttttcctacacccaTTGATTGCATTACCGAACTTTTCGTGAACTGCGCGCTTACATCGGCAGCTGCAGTTGCTTTTTCTTGCTGTAAACGTGTAGCTGTAGCCGTTTCTCTTTAATGACAGTTTATTTGCTGCCTAACCGTCGCAATCACCTGCTGGCTAAATGTGTGGTCGGTACCGTCTTGTAAACAGAGCCTTGCTGAATACTTATATCGTTAAAGTAACAAGGTCACAAATAAGATATTTATGCTATGCAAATTGTATGCGTGACAAACAAGTGGAAGAAGAGATACTTAAAAGCCAGGGATATACGAAAGGCCTTCGCCTTCCtagctcactatatatatatatatatatatatatatatatatatatatatatatatatatatatatatatatatatatatatatataacaaaaaaGTTACATTTATTCGACGTTCCGACCGGGGGACCGGTCTTTCTCACTCATGAATTGACTCCTGAAAAAGACCGGTCGCCGGTCGAATAAACGTCGAATAAATGTCATTTTTTGTGTGTATACGTGCTCCTgcacttcatatatatatatatatatatatatatatatatatatatatatatatatatatatatatgtgtgtgtgtgtgtgtgtgctctgtcTTAATGATGCAGATTTCCCTTTAACAAGGGCGCAACTATAATATTTGCAACGGTGAAAAAAACTGTGCCTCTGTTAAAGTTACTTTGAAAATATTAGATAGAAATTTGTTAATCTGCTTATTATTCTTAAATAAATAACAAATGGCAAGGCCCAATTGAAGAAATATGGTAACCGCGAGCTCGCGTAGAGCGCAGGTGGCTGCTCTGTACCGTCAGAGAAAAAGCCCCTTGACAAAGGGGGTGACGAAGTTCGCAAGAAGAGGCGTACCGGCCGAACCTTGTCAGAGAAAACGAACGCCAATTGCAAAGAGCTCTTGCACAATTTCATACTTCAAGAAAAATAGAACACATAAGCACCGGACGTCACACGCGAAGGATAAGCGGTCCACTTGTGCTCATCAGATGGCTATGCTTGTTACGCGAAAAAAGTATACGCTTAGCTTCGTGGAGCGTATACGTATATATAATCCCAAATGTTCAATTCCAAGCTTGCCACATTGTTTACAAATGGATGTACCGTAAGTGGAGCTGAACAAGCCCGCGAACACAGCAGGCAAGGATTATAAATTTTCTTAACCTTAGAGGAGAAAGAggagaacatctggcgtctttcgttaagcagctggcgtcttttcgttttgctttagaaacatctggcgtctttttgttttgcttttagaaaacatctggcgtctttcgttggtttatttcatcaatcaacggcgttttgaacaaaatttttattgtttaatctcaccaggcactaccttggaggtaaacaatggctgctaataggaatgagagacagaagaagtcggcttttagctaacacttacacttctacttctactaacgtttcctactggaacatgccaatggctgctaatgaggaatgagagacagaagaattcggcttttagttaacgcgcacgctgcgaattttttattgttcaacaacgcacaggagaaatctcccaccggcagcaccttggaggtcaagatctggtactagcgttaaaggagtcctgacacaaaaattttcgccccgcgttttttttgctgcaatgtgttgctgggggcctgttagtcataacacggcacatcgtttgctgcagggcgcaacagataattaattacaagctcctcattaccgacactgcctcagtttcggtttgacagagctccaaaaacgacaagccgccgggtgcaactatcaccacttaGCGAGTGAAACATTCGgtgacgtgagcacacagaacagtgacgcatttccgcgcggtttgtcgtcgtcgggctcatcgacGTCTGATGgagacgattttcttgcggcggggatggaagaaattttcgacgtggcgaatcgcTTCAGGTTTGACCccctggcgaggagcgattcgtcgggaagcgcgtcaaaacagaaatggcggctacgacgtcatcattacttgtaccggctgcaacgcttacgtaggggaagtaggggggtcaccttgggtcacctccgagggtgtcaatgcactaggtgcggcctataatgctggattgcgctcgcgaacttcaaaattcatataaaataccttccaagccttattcgctgtcgatattttgcagatggtacatgcacgtacacgggaatcgatctaGCAGGCTATCTCGACCGcggaattttgtgtcagtacccctttaagactggttacgcactacgacggggacgaacgggtgccgctttaaggatcTTCGTCCCTAAAACTTTATCCAGAACAATCCATCGCGTATTTCGTAGGCATTAAGCATAGGAACGTAGCACTGAACCAGGCGAAATACATCGCTCACCCTCAATTTAATTAAATGAAGGGTCATTacgtataataaacattacagttTATTCGACTTCTGTACCTACCTGTTGGCTTATTTGAATCGACAACGCGGCTGGTTGACAATATGGCAGCAAGAACTAATCCCCCTGTATAAATAAGCAACCGTCATGCGACCAAAGCCCCCAACACCATGTTTTCGAGTATAGGAGTGTCAACGATACTTTCAGCTGTGATGCCGctcatagtgttttttttttattcctacgTTAATTCTTTATTTACTGTTTACCATCCATGCTGGGAGTCTTTCTTGGACATTATTCTTTATTCTGCTTGGTTCTTAAATCCGAATTTTTCGCTGTCTCAGTTTTCACGTTATCCCATCGCTTAGGTATAGCAAAATGACGAGCAGACACAATGATAGCATTACGAGGGCAGAGGCTTCTATTTCACTCTAATTGCATTTCTGCTCGCAAGTGCACAGCCTGAAGTTCAATCCTAAATTACGTAGATGGGTGCCTGGCTTTATATGTATTTGAATGCTCTGTTTTATGTGCTTCACGCACTTTTTCTCTGAACTTATCTGCCCTAAAAAAtcctgcagatcccacgcattgcgggaatcagttttatgcgaagcagtaagGCATTCATGGCGAAtctttcgctttgagccaagccttacgaggtggttcgacgtcttcgtgtaaatTGAGCAGTTGTGCGCATATCATGTGCTTACCAGGTACGCCGAGtatacactggcgtgtaaagggtagctcatggtccgacttAAAGTCGGCACTCGTGTCAAAACAGAGACGTCAATGTTATCGCCACGAAGTGCACGATACGGGGCGGTGGTGTGCATATCGTACGTAGCGGTCGTAGTCGAAGGCGTAGCTCGAATACGACTCCTTCGAAGGCATATTCGAGCTATATGTAATGTTAGTCCCATTGATAtcaaagcggatagccaacactgccagCTCAATTGGTGTTGTCCTGACATGAGGCTTGTATTCGGTATTTTGCCGAAATAGCTTGAAACACtgacgtggctttgtggtagaatacgtgactgccatgcagagtacctgggttcgataccggctcgagcagcaatttttattctttgcttccatcggcaTATTTAACCTATCGACAACACCGCATTCTCTGTGACATGGGCTCTATCACACTGTCGGGTTGAAATTTCGAAAGCCTGGGTTGATATAGATtaagaatcacctgtggcgcgtacccgcactccatgggccgtggtatgtgggtatgttCCGCACGTGATTGATAGAAATGATTTCATGTACGCCACAGGGAAGTCGCGTTACTCGTGTCATGAcctgttcgtcatacattcacgtcctcctatgccaagttTCGTATGTACCAAGCTAAGGAGTCGACCACGAGTgtgccaagacgtaggcggctaggtatatagattgatagatagatagaaacggttaatgtggctttggttcgctaagaagtgtTTCGCATTCAAAAGCATTGTTGACCATGGTCAGGGTATCATTTATCGCAGCCGGCCAGGCTTCAGTTCCAAACTAGAGAATGCGTCACTAATACGGGAACACTTAAGTACGTCAACATCGTTGACTTGACAAGTAGAAGTTAAAATTTCATGGCCAAATGATCCTGCGCACTGCAAGTCCACTTTCACTGCAAAATCTTGCAGGAGGACCTTTATAGGGTGTCGGAACATGTAATATTTGATGCATGCCTTCGGGATCAATGTTTTCCTATAAAACATTATTGTTTACAGCGCTGCTGCGTGACAAGGCTTAATAGAGTGTTGTTATAAAAATTTAGGAGCAATTTCTAGCAGATACAGACTAATGTTGGGCAGTACTGAGAAACATGTTTCGCCCTTTTGTTGTATGTTCCCATCAAGTAGTCCCTATTACAATGCCTTTCTGAAATACCTCAGATGACGGTGACTAAAATGTTGAAGAAGCAAATGTATTATTGCCCTTTCATTTGCAACATGTGAGCAATTTTTAACAACCACATGCGGCATGTATGCATTTTCAGATTTCACAGAAGCCAGAGGTTCGATAGAACATTTTTACGTATTTTGTGGTGCAATTGCGGTCGTATGAAGCATTCTCCGCATGCGATTAGCATTTGGGGTGTCAAATGTAGTTTTGCGAAGGGTCAGTGTGCTAATTTTATATGCAGTGAATGCCTTTAACACGTACCAGCTGTCATACAAATCTCACAAGCCTCAGTAATTGCCCCCAGACAAGCTCTTTAGAGAATTCATGCCATAAATGTCTCCGAATGAAAATAAAAGGGTAAAATACTTAGGTTGTCGAAAAACTCATACAAATAGCCCCATCCAACCACTGCTGTCGAGagcacaggtttttttttttcttcgaccaTGCTTTATTTTGGGTACGGCTTCAAAATTATCATGGAACTGTTATTAAGGCCAAAACGTGGACTCCCTCAATGTGCCCACTGTCTACTCGCGGTTGCTCTCGGCCACCGCAGTAGCAGTGGTAACGGCCTCTGCCGAATTCACGTCTTCCGCTTGCGGTGCTGACGGCCTCAGCTGCTCTTGCTGCTGTCTTGCTTGATCTTGTGTCTGTTGAATGAGAGTATCCTCCATACGGGGTGCCTCTGCTCCTTGGCCACCGAATGGAGCGTTCGGTGGATACCCCTGGGCGCCACCATCTGCGTAAACAATATTCATTTGTGGTTCTGGCGACATTTGATTGTCTTGCTGCACACCGGCTGTTTCCTTCCCGCCATTCTGCTTCTGGAGCTCAAGGTCACGTTGCAGCAGCGGGTCGATTGGCCGCGGAGCGAATCCTGGATCGATGATTCCGGAACCACCAGGATAGCCCTGCCAGGGGCCATGTGGAACATGACTCCACGGCTGTCTAAGGCCTTTACGCCGTTGTTCTTCACGAGCTCTCTGCAGTAATTGGCGGTTTGGGTCTGGCGCAAAGCCGGGATCAATGATGCCGCTTGGGTTGGGGTAAAAGCCTTGCGGGTTTTGGGGGTACTGCGGGTATTGTGGGTAGCCGCCTTGAGGGTACTGGGGGTAGGCACCTTGAGGGTATTGCGGGTGAGCATTCTGGGGGTACTGGGGGTAGCCACCTTGCGGGTATTGTGGATAGAAGCCTTGGGGAAAGTAGCCTGGAGGATAGAATCCCTGCGAGAAGAAATCATTCGGCTGGATTGGGTAGGAAGGGTATTCCGGGGCCGGCTGTTCCGTGGCGACTTCAGGCGGACCGGTTGGTAGACCAGGAGTGCTTCCTTCCGGTTTCTCTTCAACTTTCTCAGTAGGCAGAGCAGATGGTTGGGGGATTTCACTGCTTGCTTCGGGAATGGTGAAAGTTGTCGGTTCAGGAGTTGCTATGGTGGTTGGCTCGGGCACCGCGAGAGTGGTTACTTCAAGAGGCACAACAGTGGCTCCCTCGGGTGCGGCTGGGGTTGATTGTTCCGGAGGCGAAATGGTGGTCTGCTCCGCAGAGGGCACTGTAGTTGGCACGACGTCCTCGCTTGTCAACGTTACTGGAGGAGTGGGTGTGGCCTGGCGACGGTCTCTAACCTATGAACAAGAAAAGTATGTGCACAGTAATTCAAAACAATTGCAAGTCAGTGATTTgtatacgccggctaaattctctgccttttaatgaagaattctctctctctctctctctctctaggccgATCAGTTATACTTACTTGAATGTGAACTGTTGTAAACACTTCAGGTTACTGAAGCCCCAAGTACACTCCCTGCTCTTACTGCTGTAATGGGCTGTCACAAATGGACGTAAGTGCGAAAAATACCTTCAGATTTGGGCACAACGACATTTTCCCCTTAATGAACTACAGACGTGTTTTGcttatttttcctttgtcttttcaATCTTGTTCCATCATAAGGCCGAGCAGGCTAAACAGCAAGATTGATGCATGTTCAGAGACTTTACTACCTCCTTGAAATTTCCTGGCGACAAACGTGTACATAGTAGGGAATGCACACTGTAATAACTTTGAGGCGCGAATGGCCCTGCATGGCACTGCTGTACTTCGCCCCCTGCTCTCACATGGCGAGCCAAGCTTGATTAATTTGGTGTACGTGTTAGTCTCTTTTTTTCTAATAGCCAGACGTATTCTCTTCGTGGAGTGACAAAGCACACATATAAGTATGCCGTTGTTCCGTAAAAAAACTCGTAGCAGCTGCCGTCTTAAACCAATATAACAGCGACGAAACTGAAATCA includes these proteins:
- the LOC119394878 gene encoding proteoglycan 4 translates to MILPITALRLAVAAAVENVTTPLPGDFPDGDVIIWRRSDEGSDNSSWLPPPLPPSFIPDKPDPGFAPDYNTRIRLPQNSTDVLTVADIAEIESMLVRLNETTNGTSSADSEKPAERVRRSVDDEDEEDDDDNNISQSKSQATPELFPQGESVPGYSEDAQMRPAPQMDDQTSEFFGKFLGLKSDDRADETHASLVEPAGLLQKDGEDDEQVRDRRQATPTPPVTLTSEDVVPTTVPSAEQTTISPPEQSTPAAPEGATVVPLEVTTLAVPEPTTIATPEPTTFTIPEASSEIPQPSALPTEKVEEKPEGSTPGLPTGPPEVATEQPAPEYPSYPIQPNDFFSQGFYPPGYFPQGFYPQYPQGGYPQYPQNAHPQYPQGAYPQYPQGGYPQYPQYPQNPQGFYPNPSGIIDPGFAPDPNRQLLQRAREEQRRKGLRQPWSHVPHGPWQGYPGGSGIIDPGFAPRPIDPLLQRDLELQKQNGGKETAGVQQDNQMSPEPQMNIVYADGGAQGYPPNAPFGGQGAEAPRMEDTLIQQTQDQARQQQEQLRPSAPQAEDVNSAEAVTTATAVAESNRE